The genomic stretch TCACGGCCGATAACTACACGCCACCGGTTCGTCAGGAAGAAGTCGCCTACTTCTGCACCAACTGCGACCACGAACTGTCGGCCAGCATCGGGGTGGGCGATCATTGCCCGAACTGCGATGTCCTAATCGAGTACGAAGAAGACGAGAACGGCAATGTGATCGCTGGCAAACGCGATCTCCCTTGGTACGCTCGAACGCTAATCAAGATTGGCGCTGCGATCGCAACGGCTGGCATCTTCGGGCTATGGCGTCTCCGACACTTGCTGCTCGTGCCGTTCTCTGGCTCGCAAAAAGAGCCAGATCAGTTCGAGATGCCAGGCGACGTCTGGCAGAAGTCAACCTAACATGCTGACACTGTTAGGTCGCTCTTTCGCTCGTCGTATCAGGCTCCGGGAATCTTTTTGATTAGTTTGCCACTTCCATCAAGCTCGTAGAGCGCGTGACCGCCTGGGTAGGTTCCGATGAGTTCCCCTGCTTGGTTGCGTCCACTGCCGAAAACGACGAATACGGAATAGCCTTCCTCGGTATTCTCGACATCGATATCAAGTTCGTATGGATCGTTGGCAATCTTACGTTCCTCCGCAAAGCTCCGCCGCTCCTCGGCGATCATTGCCCGTACCCTCTGCTCGACCTGAACGCTCGTTAAGGGTGTCGCATGCTCTTGGTCGGGCATAGCGGCACCAGCGTTGGGATCGGCAACTGGCCGATCTTCATTCGGCTCTGTCTCGACTTTTGTCTCAGGCGGATTCGCCGTGACGACCCACGAGTCGTTCTCTTTCACAAAGTAAATCGGTTGCGGCTCGGGAAACTCGGCATTGGTCAGCGTCCCTTCGGCGTGATTCCCCTCGATTTGGACGCCCGAGAGTTTGGCTGTCGAAGGTGTCTTGTCGGCTTCGTTCTGCTTGCCATCGATCCGCGAATTGATCAACTCGGTCGCTTCTTCCAGGAACGCCTTCTGGTCCTGGATTTGGCGACCCACAACCTCGACCGCCTTGGCGGCGCCTTGTCCCCCTGGCGAATCGTAGATCTGCATCATGCCCATGATATCGGTCTTCTCCAGGTGATACTTGGCTAACAAGGCCAACGCCTGGTCCTTTTCCTCGGTCTGGAACACAATGAAACGCTCGACGTGATACGCCAACATGCCAACCTGGCGATTGCGATCTTCCTGGGCGAAGCATTCCAGCAACGTGATCACATCGTTCGAGTCGGCCGCCTCGGTCATCCGCTCGAAACATTCTTGCGGCGAGCTGTTCACCAGGGGCTCGGAAGTCCGCGACCGTTTCGCGTGAGGCTTCTTCGGAGCAGCCTGCGTCGTCGAAGTCTGGGCCGCTTCATCGGTCGAATCACTCGCCGGCTGCGAACAACCGATCGCCAACAACAGCATTCCAACGCACAACAACGAATGCTTCCACCACATGTCAAAACCACCTCAGGGGCATTTCAGGAACGTGCCAATCTATCCGCCACAGCTTACCAAGCTGGGGTTAGGCAGGGAACAGAAGTTGTGTCTCGTCGTCTTCATCAGCCGTCGAGTAGACTATCACTTTAGAGCCTTGGAACGCGATTCGTTGCTCGGCTTGGCGAGTCGCCTGAATTCGATTCCCAATCTCGACAATGTCATTCTTGCAGCTAATGCTACGATCGTTTCTGGAATTGTTCCTTTCTGCTTCGTGGTCGGATGTGTCTTCCTGACGATGGTATTCTACGGGTCATCTCTTCGATCAGTCTTGCAAGCGTTTTACGCTCTGCTCTCGATTCTCGCGGTTGCGGCATCTTACTTCTTTGGGCGCGGACTCGCCTTTTAAGACGATGTCGTACCTCGCCAAAGTCCCAGGCAAATCTAATATCACAGTCGGACTTCGTTCGTTGGGCGAATCTTGCTTCCGTAGTCGCCACTGCGGAAACAGCTCGCTGCACTCGACTTATGCAAAATTCCAATGGTGTCCACACGACATGCGGCGCATTTTGTCCGCAAAGTGTCCGCACGCGAGCGGACGTTTTGCGGACCTAAAGAAGAGAAGAGAAGAGAAGAGAAGAGTTAAGAAGAGAAAAGAACAAGAAACCAAAGAGAGAGGCGCCTCGCGGCGGCAGTCTCTGATGTTTTGTTTTTGGAAAAAAGGAAGCCGTGGGAAAAGCAATGTCCACGCCCAGTGGCATACAACTTGCACCTTGGGACGTCCGGACCGTGCTAGGACAGACCTTTGTCGTTGAAGGAGTAGTATCATGTCGAACCCTAATTTTCAGAAGTGCCTCGAGGCCTGTATCGAGTGTGCCCGAGCTTGTGAGGCTTGTGCCGATGCGTGCCTGAGTGAAGATAACGTCGCAATGATGGCCGAGTGCATTCGGACCGATCGTGACTGTGCCCAGTTGTGCTGGACGACCTCGGCCCTTTTGGCTCGTGATTCGGAGTTTAGCGGAGAGTTGTGTGCCGTCTGTGCGAAGGTATGCCAGGCCTGTGCTAACGAGTGCGCGAAGCATGATCATCAGCATTGCCAAAAGTGTGCCGAAGCATGCCGCCAATGCGCCGAAGCGTGCGGCAACATGAAGGCGGCAATGGTCTAACGATTTCGCGTTTCGGCTTGCTTTTAGCATCACCAAGCTGGTCCGTGGTCGGCCAGCTTGTTCTGTCTCGCTCGTTAAATCTCTCTGGTCGATGCGCATTATCTACATGAACTATCGGCTACAATTGGGGTAGGTTTCTTGCTTACCTACACCAGATGGGAATGCTGTTCCCACTCTCCCTCCTCCCCCACTCGTCGCGATTTTCGTTCTCCCCTCGAAAGAGCCCGACCATGCCACGCCTGTTGTTGTTTGCTTCTTGGTGCGTTGCCACGCTCCTGTTTTGCGTACCCGTTCACGCCGCGGATGGCATCCTGCCCCTAGGCGAAGATGGTCAGCCGTTGAATCTCGATTTCGAGAAGGGAACGCTCGAAGACTGGACCCCCCAAGGGCCTGCGTTTGAGCAACAGCCGATCGAAGGGGACACAGTGCGGGCACGTCGCAGCGACATGCGTAGCAACCATCAAGGCAAGTTCTGGATTGGCGGCTACGAGAAGGTGCTCGATCAAGCAACGGGCACGCTCACATCGGCTCCGTTCGAGGTCACCAAACGTTTCGCCGCCTTCCTGCATAACGGTGGCTCGCACGAAGAAACCCGCGTCGAACTCATTGAAGTCGGCAGTGACAAGCCGTTCTATTCCACGGTCGGCAATAACAACGAAGGGATGGACTTGACCGTCGTCGACCTGCGCAAGGTCGAAGGCAAAAAGATCTTCATTCGTTTGGTCGACATGCACAAAGGTGGCTGGGGACATTTGAACTTCGACAACTTCCGTCTGTACGACAAAGCCCCCGCCAAGCCGAAGCCAGCCCGCATCGCCCTCACCCCTGATCAGTATCCGCATGCGGGTCTCTCGGCCGAAGAAGCCGCCGCCGCCATGCAGCTGCCAGAAGGGTTCCGCGTAACGGTCAGCGCCACCGAGCCGGAGGTGACCCAGCCGATTGCGATGGCGCTCGATGAAAAAGGACGACTGTGGGTCTGCGAAGCATTCGAGTACCCCCAGCGGGCCAAAGAGGGAGAAGGCCGAGATCGCATTTTGATCTTCACCGACAAAGACGGTGACGGCAGGTTCGACGAACGCAAGGTCTTCTACGAAGGCTTGAACCTCGTCAGCGGTTTGGAAGTGGGTTACGGAGGCGTGTGGGTCGGTGCGGCTCCCTACCTTCAGTTCATACCCGATGCCAACGGCGACGACATCCCCGATGGCGAACCGCAAATCTTGCTCGACGGTTGGGGCTATCAAGATACGCACGAAACGCTGAACGCATTCATCTGGGGACCCGATGGTTGGCTGTATGGCTGCCATGGTGTATTCACCCATTCGAACGTCGGTAAGCCGGGTGCTCCTGATTCGGAACGACAACGCATCAACGCCGGCATTTGGCGATATCACCCGATTCGTCACGAGTTTGAAGTCTTCTGCCACGGAACCAGCAACCCCTGGGGTGTCGACTTCAACGACTACGGCCAGGCTTTCTGCACAGCGTGCGTGATTCCTCACCTCTATCACATGATTCAAGGTGCCCGCTACCAACGCCAAGCAGGTTCGCACTTCAATCAGTACACGTACAACGATATCAAAACGATCGCTGATCACCTGCACTACCTCGGTTCGACACCCCACAGCGGCAACAACAAGTCGGACGAAGCGGGCGGCGGTCATGCTCACGCAGGAGCGATGATTTACTTGGGAGATGCCTGGCCCGATTCGTATCGCGACCAGCTATTCATGAACAACATTCATGGTCAGCGGTTGAATGTCGACATCTTGCATGAAGAAGGTTCTGGCTACGTCGGCAGTCACGGCCCCGACTTCCTACTGACCGGCGACCGCGCCTCGCAGATCCTTAACATTCGTTACCTGCCTGACGGCAACGCTTATATGATCGATTGGTACGACATGCAAGCTTGCCATTCACGCGATGCCAACGTGCACGACCGCAGCAATGGCCGCGTCTACAAGATCAGCTATGGCGAGCCCCGCAACGTTCAGGTCGACCTGACAAAGTCGACCGACGAAGAACTCGCCCAGTACACGCTGCATAAGAACGATTGGTACGTTCGCCACGCCCGGAAGGAACTCCAAAAAAGGGCTTCCGCCAGAAAGATCTCTGGCGCGGCGATTTCCAAACTGAGCGAAATCGCCAAGTCGAACCCCGATGCCACGCGTCGATTGCGGGCTTACTGGGCACTGCACGTGATCGGTCAAACCACAGCCGAAACGACCGCCGCGATGCTGGCTGATGCCGAGCCGCACATCCGCGGCTGGGCATTCCAACTGGCCCTGGAACAAAACCACCAGCCGAGCGATTCGCTGTATCAATCGATGGTGAAACTGGCCAAGAACGATCCTTCACCGATCGTTCGTTTGTACCTCGCTTCGGCCGCCCAGCGAATGTCGCTCGACTCGCGTTGGGACTTGCTGACGGCACTCACCTCGCATGCGGAAGACGCCACCGACCACAATTTACCTTTGATGTACTGGTACGCCGCCGAGCCGCTCGCCGATGCCTCGCCCGAACGTGCGTTGGCGTTGGGACTCTCGGCCAGCAAACAGATCCCGCTCCTTGGTCAGTACATGCTGCGGCGGATTGGCAGTGGCGATCCGAAGTCTTCGCTGGCCACGCTCGTCCGCGGCTTGTCCAACATCGACGAACCTCAAACTCAACTCACATTCCTGCAAGCCATGCGAACGGCCTTGGCTGGCCAGCGTAAAGTCGACATGCCAGAAGCCTGGCCGAAAGTTGGTGCCAAGCTGATTGGCAGCAACAATCAAGCGGTCTCGGTGGAAGCAACCGCCCTGGGTGTGACCTTCGGCGACGAAGCCGCCATGGCCAAGATGCGTCAGATGGCAACCAGCGGCCAGGTAGCGACCGGGCCACGAACGTCCGCAATTGAAGCCTTGCTGGGTGCCAACGATCCGAAGCTGCCTGCTACACTGCAGTCGCTGCTCGGGAACGCTGAGTTACGCGATTTGGCCCTGAAAGGCCTGGCTCAGTACGACGACGCCCAAACGCCAACAATCGTCCTGGCCAAATACAACGCGTTCCCACCGGGGAGTAAGCGTCTGGCAATGGCCACCCTTTGCTCGCGTCCAGAATATGCTCGCACGCTGCTCGCCGCAATTGAAAAGGGAGACGTGCCGACCAAGGACCTCACCGCCGACTTGGTACGTCAGCTCTCGAATCTGGGAGACAAACAAATCGACGCTAAGCTGACCAACGTCTGGGGCTCGGTTCGCGAAACCCCAGAAGAAAAGGCTAAGCTGATCGAGCAGTATAAGAAGCTGGTCGGCCGGACCGATCTGCCCAAGCCCGACCTGGAGTTGGGACGAGCGATCTTCTCGAAGACCTGCCAGCGTTGTCACTCGCTGTACGGGGCAGGCGCCCATGTCGGCCCAGACTTGACCGGCTCGAACCGAGCGAACCTCGATTACTTGCTGTCCAACATCGTCGATCCAAGTGCGGTGATGGCCAAAGAGTACCAGCCGTCGATCATTCTTCTCGATAGCGGCCGCGTGCTGACCGGTATCGTGCGGACGGAAGACGAGAAAACACTCACCCTGGAAACCGCCGAAGAGAAGCTGGTCCTACCGCAAGACGAAATCGACGATCGCAAGCTCAGCGAAAAATCGATGATGCCCGACGATCAACTTCGCCCGTTCAGCGAACATGACATCCGTAGCCTAGTCGCTTACCTGCAAGGCAAATCGCAGACCCCAATGCTGGCCACCAAAGAGAACGCCGTCGAACTGTTCAACGGCAAAGATCTGTCGGGCTGGAACGGGGACGAGACCTTATGGTCGGTGGAAGATGGGGAGATCGTTGGTTTCACGGAAAAGGGAATCGGTAAGAACGCCTTCCTGATCAGTGACCTTTCGGCTGAAAACTTCCGCTTGACGCTGGAGATCAAGCTGGTCGACAACAAGGGGAACAGCGGGATCCAGTTCCGCAGCCAGCCCGAAAAAGGTGGCTCGGTCAAAGGTTACCAGGCTGATGCGGGTGCCGGTTGGTGGGGTAAGCTGTACGAAGAACATGGCCGCGCGTTGCTGTGGGACAAATCAGGCGAAGCCCACTTAAAGCCCGGCGAGTGGAACAAGTACGAAATCGTCGCCCACGGAGCCGACATCAAAACGTTCCTTAACGGCCAACCCTGCGTTGACCTACACGACGACAAGGGAGCCAAACGAGGTATTTTCGCCCTCCAACTACATTCCGGCGGCCCAACCGAGGTTCGCTTCCGCAACTTGAAGTTGGAAATCCTCGACTAAGGGACGATTCCACCACATTAAGTCGTCTTAAAAATTCGGTTCCCTACCTATCGGCAACGGACCAAAATCTAGGGTAAGATTGGAAGGGCTATTCGCGGGAATCCGTGAGTAGCCCTTGTTTCTGTATTTGGCCCACCCAGTCTTCCCTCCTTCCCCCTTACCGATATGCTTCGCACATTCATGGCCTCGTGCCTCATTCTGGCGTGCAGTTTGCCCGCTTTTGCCGATGAAACTCGCTTCGAGATCTTGTTCAACGGCCAAGATCTTTCCGGTTGGAAAGGTGCCGATGGTTTCTGGAGCGTCGAGAACGGTTCGATCATTGGCGAGACGACCACCGAGAATCCCACCAAAGGCAACACGTTCCTGGTGTGGCAAGGGGGCGAAGTTGGTGACTTCGAGTTCCGTGGCAAAGTCCGGTTCCAAGGCAACAACTCTGGCGTTCAGTACCGTAGCGAAGCGGTCGACGCAGATGGCGTCGTGCTGAAAGGTTATCAGTGCGATCTGCATCCCAACCAAGACTACTTCGGCATGCTCTATGGCGAGAAGACCGGTCGCGGCATCATTGCCACACGCGGCCAGAAGCTCGTGATCGGCGCCGATGGCAAGAAGAAGGTTGATGGCAAAGTGGGTGACGGTGCCCAACTGGTGGATGACGAGTGGAATGACGTGCGGATTGTTGCCGTCGGCAATCGTTTGATCCACCAAGTGAACGGCATCACCACCGTCGATATCACCGATAACAGCCCAGACGCTTTGACCAAGGGAAAGCTCGGTCTGCAATTGCACGCCGGCCCGCCGATGAAAGTCGAGTTCCGCAACGTACTGCTGCGAAAGTTGAGCGGCGAAGATGCCAAGGCGACCTTGACTCAAGCGATTGAAGATGGCCAGCCTAAAACAACGACGACCAGCGGCGAGCCCACCGCCGTTGCTCCTGACTCTTCTGATAAATGGTTAACTTCGGCTCCCCTGCCGCAGTGGATCTGGTCGAACGATTCCCCTGATGGGCACAAGCTTTCGCTGCGCCGCAAATTCAACATCAACCAAAAGGTCAAATCGGCTCGCTTGTACGCGACCTGCGACAATAAGTTCACGTTGTTTCTTAACGGCAAGAAGATCGGCGGCAGCGGTGCCTGGGAAAAGCCGGCCGAGCTAGACGTGACTGGTGCCTTGCAAAATGGTGAAAACGTCTTGGCGGTGGCTGGCCAAAACGAAGGTGGCGTGGCCGCATTCGTGCTGAAGCTTGTCGCCACGCTTGAAGATGGCTCGCAGCTGACGATCGCGACCGATCCTAGTTGGAAGATCAGCGATAAGCCGACCAAGGGTTGGCAAACGGTTGCCTATGACGACGCGAAATGGGAGTCGCCGACCATCAAGGGCAAACTAGGGGATAGCCCTTGGGGCATTCCTAACTACACGTCGGCTCCGGCTGCCTCCGAGGCGAAAGACCCGCTCGATCCGAAGAATATTCTGACCGCCCCTGGTTTCACCGTCGACCACATCTACACCGTTCCGAAATCGGAAGGAAGCTGGGTTTCGCTGACGACCGATCCGAAAGGCCGCTTCTACGCTTGCGACCAAGGGGGCGCCGGGCTCTACCGTATTACCGTCCAAGATCCCAAGCCACCAATCGTCGAAAAGGTTTCCGTCGGCGAGTTGAAAGAAATTTCCGCCGCTCAAGGAATGGTCTGGGCATTCGATAGTTTGTGGGTTCATCGTAACGGTGGTCACCTCTATCGTCTGACCGACACCAACGGCGACGACATGCTCGACAAGGTCGAAGAAATTCCTGGCGGCACCGGCGGAGGCGAACATGGCAACCACGCCGTGATCGTCACCGAAGATGGCAAGAACCTTTACCTTGATGGCGGCAATCACGCCCCGCTGGGCAAGTTCGAGCGTTCCCGAGTTGTCAGCTGGGATGAAGACTTGCTATTGCCACGCATGTGGGACGCCAATGGTCACGCCCGAGGCAAGCTCGCGCCTGGCGGTTGGGTGACGGAAGTCGACGTTGAGACGTACAACCAAACCGTCTACACGATCGGTTTCCGTAACGAGTACGACATCGCCCTGAACCGTTTCGGCGATATGTTCACCTTCGATGCCGATATGGAATGGGACCTTGGTTCGCCATGGTACCGTCCAACCCGCATTTGCCACGTGGCCAGTGGTGCTGACTACGGTTGGCGCAGTGGTTCGGGCAAGTGGCCTGCTTATTACGAAGACAGTGTTCCTCCGGTGGTCGACATCGGGCCTGGCTCGCCAACCGGTGTTGCTTCCGGCATTGGTACCAAGTTCCCAACGCGCTACCAGGATGCCATCTACGCCCTCGACTGGACGTTCGGCACGATCTACGCCATTCACATGACGCCGGAAGGTTCCAGCTACGTGGGCAAGGCCGAACCGTTCACGTACGGCTCGCCCCTCCCGGTGACCGATGCGATTGTCGGCCAAGATGGTGCGTTGTACTTCACCGTCGGTGGTCGCGGCGCCCAATCGGCCATGTTCCGGGTTCGCTACATCGGTGATGAATCACTCGATGCCCCTTCCGAAGTCGAACCGAAAGGAGCTGCGGCTCGCGAGACGCGCCGCTCGCTCGAGAAATTCCACGGCGTGAAGGATGCCGCTGCGGTTGCTGCCGCTTGGCCTTACCTTTCCAGTGAAGATCGCTTCCTGCGGAATGCGGCTCGTGTGGCGATCGAAAGCCAACCCGTCGAAACGTGGGCCCAAAAAGCCTTGGACGAAACGAATCCGCAAGCACAAATCACCGCGGCAGTCGCTTTGGCTCGAACCGGTTCCGAAAACTATCGCGAACCGCTGTTGGCCAACCTCACCGCGATGGACATCGAGACGCTGACCAAGGGGCAAAAGTTGGGTCTGCTGCGTGCTTACGCGTTGATCTTCATTCGCCTTGGCAAGCCGACTGAAATCGAACGCAACGAGGTAATCGCTCAGATCGATCCTCTGCTGCCAGCGGACGATGCCGATATCAACACCGAGTTGATTCGCGTGTTGACCTACTTGCAAGCGAAGGATGTTGTCTCGAAGACGATGGCCCTGATCGAGCAGCGTAGTACTCCCGAGATTCCGGATTGGTCGGAGCTCGCTTCCCGCAACGCCCGTTACGGTGGCACGGTCAACGCCCTGCTGACCAACCACCCACCGACGCGTGAACTGGGGTACGCATTCATCCTGCGAAACATGCGCAGCGGCTGGACGCTCGAAGAACGTCGCGCTTACTTCACCTTCCTGAACGAAGCCGCGAAGAAGTCCGGCGGGTCAAGCTATCCTGGCTACCTGACACGGATTCGTGACGAAGCCCTTGGCAATTGCAGCGACGCCGAACGAAAGGCGCTGCAAGACATCACCGGCGAAGACTTCAACCCGGTACCAGACTTCGAGATCGCCGCGATTGAAGGTCCCGGTAAGGCGTATACCGTGGAACAAGCCATGGCGGCACTGCGTGGCGGGAAGCCTGACTTCGAACGAGGTCGCTCGCTTTACTTCAGTGCCACGTGTGGTAAGTGCCATCGTTTGGGTACGCTGGGCGGTAATATCGGGCCTGACTTGACCAGCATTCCTCACAAGTTCGACGAACGTTACGTGGTGGATGCGATCGTCAATCCAAGTGCTCACATTTCCGATCAGTACGGCAGTTCCATCGTCCTGCTAGACAGCGGCAAAGTGATTACCGGCCTTGTGGTGGAAGGAGACGAAGAAGAAGTCACCATCTATCCGATTGAACCCAATGCCGATCCGGTCAAGGTAACCAAGGGCGAAATCGAAGAGGTCCAAGCTTCGCCTGTCTCGCAGATGCCCAAGGATTTGCTCAACCCGCTGAACCCTAGTGAAATCCGCGATCTGGTGAACTACCTGATGTCGTCTGGCAACCCGAACGACCGACGCTATCGCGGCCGATAACCGTCCGCGAATGTGTTACGAAACGACGCCATGCCCACCCACCCGGTGGGCATGTGCATTTCGAACGAGCAGCATTATTCCACGAAGTTGCCATTGAAAAAGCTTTTTCAGATTTCGTGTCCAAAACGTACGCTAATGGCTCTTACTAAGGTGGAGACCCTTCATGCCTAATCCTGAGCCAGAACAATCGCCCGACCAAAGCAGCCCTCCGGACATCGCGTCTGCCGAACTCGATGCGGAATTCGTGCGACTGTTCAGCCAGAATCAGCAGCGGATTTACCTCTACCTGATGAGCCTGGTCAGCGATGCGAACATTGCCGACGACGTCTTTCAAGAAACCATGCTGGTCCTCTGGCGTGAGTTCCATAACTACCAACCTGGAACGAACTTTATGGCTTGGGCTTGCACCGTCGCTTTCAACCAAGTGCGCGCCTGGCGGAAGCGACAACAACGCGATCGCTTGCAGTTCTCCGATGAATTCCTGGCCGCCGTTGCCGAGGAACTCGATGCCCAGGCCGACGTGCTCGATCAGCGGCATACGCTACTCAGTGATTGCCTTGCCCAGTTGCCGCAGCATCATCGCCAACTCGTAGCGTATCGCTACACGGCTGGGCATGCGATCGATCAAATTGCTCAGCAGACCCAGCGCAGCATCGATGCAGTTTATCGCTTGCTCAGCCGAATTCGCAAAACGCTGCACGAATGTGTGAGCCGCAAGCTCGCCGCGGAGGATGCCCAATGACCACGCCTGAGCAACACGCGGAATTCCAAACGCTGTGCGAAGCGGTCGTCGAACAACAGGCCACGCCCGAGCAAGTTGCCCGTTTGGAAGCGTTATTCTTCTCATCGGCCGAACTGCGTCAGCAATACATCGTATTGGCCCACCTCAACGCCTCGCTCGCGACCATCGGTCGTCACTCTGGTTGGCAAACGATTGCCGAGCAGGAAGCCTCGACGATCCCGGCTCCCACAAGCGAACTCTCCGCGCACAAGCCAAGCTCACGGACGGTTGTTATGTGGGGAAGCCTTGTCACGCTGGGTTTGGCATTGTCGCTGTTGGTCGCTTTTCTGCTGGTTAACGGCGACTCGCACCCTAACCACTTCGCGAAGATCACTTCCCTGCCCGGCACGAAATGGGAGTCGTCGACTATCCCGACCGTCGACCAAGCTCGCTTTGGCGCTGGCCGAATTCGTCTGGCCGAAGGCATCGCCACGCTGACATTCGACAACGGAGCCACCGTTGAACTGGAAGGGCCGGCTGATTTCGAGATTACCGATCCCCTGCACTGCCGTCTTCATTCCGGCAAGCTGGTTGCCACGATGAGCCCCAACTCGAAGGGATTCGCCGTGCAAACACCAGAGGCATTGTTGGTTGATCAAGGAACCAGCTTCGGTGTAAGCGTTGCCCCGGACGGCCGATCGACGTTGCAGGTTTTCGATGGTCTGGTCGAGGTAACTCATCACCAGACGGGCGAAGAGCTTGCGGTCGAAGAGTCGCAAGCGGTCGAGATTTCTCCCACTCGCATCACCAAGCTGATGCAGCCGAACGAGCCATCCGGCAGTTCGTCGAATCGAACATCGCCAGGCGCGCGACGGCAAAGTCAAATCACCACCGCCATGGGTGTCGGGGCCGATCATTACGTCATTCGCGATCCGCAGTTTCGCGACGGCCCAGCCGATTTATTGATGATTAAGCTGTCGGACGAACGCTTCTCCGGCTACGATCGCAAAATCTATTTGAAGTTCGATCTGCGTGAAGTTGATCTAGACTCGCTCACCGAAGCAAAGTTAACGCTAACCGCCAGCCCGACTGATTTGGGCTATTCCTCACGCATGCCTGATACAATGTTTACCGTTTACGCTTTGACCGACGATCAACTCGACAATTGGCAGCCTGATTTCTTATCTTGGGAAACTGCCCCTGCGAACACTACCGCGGGCGATCAGTTGGATACATCACTTTCCAAGCCGATCGGTACGTTTCAGATTCCCCATGGTCAAAAGCAAGGATTGTTCTCGGTTTCGTCGGACGCACTCGTCGACGCGATTCGTTCCGACGCCAACCAATTGTTGACTCTCGTTGTCGTTCCCGAGACACGTGAAGTCCAAGCGGGTGCCCTGGTGCACGGTTTTGCCAGCGGCAGTCACGCCACGCTCCCTGCCCCGACGTTACGCCTCATTCATCAAGAGTAATGGTTGCCCCAGCCACGTTCTCTTCCCCCTTCCCCTTACTACTCGGTCACTCTATGCATCGCCACTCACAATCGTCGCTCGTTGTAATTTGCCTCATGTTTGTGGCGTTCGCGGCCAACCCGCTCTCAGCTGCCGAGCACGATTCACCACGCCAGATTAGCGGTATCTATCCCCATTTGGCGTACTGGAACAATCACGGTGAATGTGGCACCGGGGCGGTTGTACCGTGGGCGAACAAGCTGTGGGTGATCACGTACGGTCCGCACTTTCCCAACGGTTCGACCGACAAGCTCTACTCGATCAGCACTGACCTCGCCATCACGCCGTTCGCTGGCAGCGTCGGGGGAACTCCGGCGAACCGAATGATCCACAAGGAATCCAACCAACTGCTCATCGGCCCTTACGTGGTCAATCACGAAGGTAACGTTCGCGTGATCACCCCTGATGCTATGCCTGGCCGCTTGACCGGCAACGCGCGCCATTTGTTCGACCCTGCCAATAAGGCGTACTACGCGACAATGGAAGAAGGTTTCTACGAGGTCGACTTGAACTCGCTGGATGTCACCACGTTGTTTCAAGATAGCCAAGGACAGCTCCGCGGGAAGAAGCCCGACGAAGGCACAGCTCCCTTGGCCAATTTGCCAGGCTACCACGGCAAAGGGCTTTATTCCGGTCAAGGTCGTTTGATCTACGCAAACAACGGTGACAACGCTCGCGAAGCGCTCGTTCGTCCCGACGTCCCTTCCGGTTGTTTGGCCGAGTGGGATGGAAAAAGCGAAACGTGGAACATCATCCGTCGTAACCAGTTTTGCGATGTTCGCGGACCTGGCGACTTGCTGGGAAATCCGAACCCCGACACTGATCC from Blastopirellula marina encodes the following:
- a CDS encoding four-helix bundle copper-binding protein, which translates into the protein MSNPNFQKCLEACIECARACEACADACLSEDNVAMMAECIRTDRDCAQLCWTTSALLARDSEFSGELCAVCAKVCQACANECAKHDHQHCQKCAEACRQCAEACGNMKAAMV
- a CDS encoding PVC-type heme-binding CxxCH protein, which produces MPRLLLFASWCVATLLFCVPVHAADGILPLGEDGQPLNLDFEKGTLEDWTPQGPAFEQQPIEGDTVRARRSDMRSNHQGKFWIGGYEKVLDQATGTLTSAPFEVTKRFAAFLHNGGSHEETRVELIEVGSDKPFYSTVGNNNEGMDLTVVDLRKVEGKKIFIRLVDMHKGGWGHLNFDNFRLYDKAPAKPKPARIALTPDQYPHAGLSAEEAAAAMQLPEGFRVTVSATEPEVTQPIAMALDEKGRLWVCEAFEYPQRAKEGEGRDRILIFTDKDGDGRFDERKVFYEGLNLVSGLEVGYGGVWVGAAPYLQFIPDANGDDIPDGEPQILLDGWGYQDTHETLNAFIWGPDGWLYGCHGVFTHSNVGKPGAPDSERQRINAGIWRYHPIRHEFEVFCHGTSNPWGVDFNDYGQAFCTACVIPHLYHMIQGARYQRQAGSHFNQYTYNDIKTIADHLHYLGSTPHSGNNKSDEAGGGHAHAGAMIYLGDAWPDSYRDQLFMNNIHGQRLNVDILHEEGSGYVGSHGPDFLLTGDRASQILNIRYLPDGNAYMIDWYDMQACHSRDANVHDRSNGRVYKISYGEPRNVQVDLTKSTDEELAQYTLHKNDWYVRHARKELQKRASARKISGAAISKLSEIAKSNPDATRRLRAYWALHVIGQTTAETTAAMLADAEPHIRGWAFQLALEQNHQPSDSLYQSMVKLAKNDPSPIVRLYLASAAQRMSLDSRWDLLTALTSHAEDATDHNLPLMYWYAAEPLADASPERALALGLSASKQIPLLGQYMLRRIGSGDPKSSLATLVRGLSNIDEPQTQLTFLQAMRTALAGQRKVDMPEAWPKVGAKLIGSNNQAVSVEATALGVTFGDEAAMAKMRQMATSGQVATGPRTSAIEALLGANDPKLPATLQSLLGNAELRDLALKGLAQYDDAQTPTIVLAKYNAFPPGSKRLAMATLCSRPEYARTLLAAIEKGDVPTKDLTADLVRQLSNLGDKQIDAKLTNVWGSVRETPEEKAKLIEQYKKLVGRTDLPKPDLELGRAIFSKTCQRCHSLYGAGAHVGPDLTGSNRANLDYLLSNIVDPSAVMAKEYQPSIILLDSGRVLTGIVRTEDEKTLTLETAEEKLVLPQDEIDDRKLSEKSMMPDDQLRPFSEHDIRSLVAYLQGKSQTPMLATKENAVELFNGKDLSGWNGDETLWSVEDGEIVGFTEKGIGKNAFLISDLSAENFRLTLEIKLVDNKGNSGIQFRSQPEKGGSVKGYQADAGAGWWGKLYEEHGRALLWDKSGEAHLKPGEWNKYEIVAHGADIKTFLNGQPCVDLHDDKGAKRGIFALQLHSGGPTEVRFRNLKLEILD